The following proteins are co-located in the Oncorhynchus clarkii lewisi isolate Uvic-CL-2024 chromosome 30, UVic_Ocla_1.0, whole genome shotgun sequence genome:
- the LOC139389262 gene encoding long-chain-fatty-acid--CoA ligase 1 isoform X1 yields MHFQEWLQSLHSCGGVRGPVREDFWSLLPSLPSSSSFSLSSLSRSPSSLLGIGALASLTAYWLVTRRRPMQPPCDLNAQSIAVQGEPNWRRSALLKDDALLEFYYDDTRTAYDMFQRGLRVAGNGPCLGFRKPGEPYQWISYTEVAEQAQVLGSGLLGKGCQPNPEQFIGIFAQNRPEWIISELACYTFSMAVVPLYDTLGEEAMVHILNLAEISLVICDKEEKAESLLGNKEKGATPTLSCLVLFNDCSDAIVERGKNCGVEILELTQLMVLGRQNLKDPMPPKPQDLAVVCFTSGTTGKPKGAMITHGNIASNSSSVIKILEGSFFIRQEDVSISYLPLAHMFERMIQVSMFCHGARVGFYQGDISLLMDDIKTLKPTFFPVVPRLLNRIYDKILGSVTSPLRRAVLHYAVRRKQAELSSGVVRNNSLWDRLVFNRIQANLGGNLRFILTASAPISPTVLSFLRATLGCLIFEGYGQTECTAGCTFSMPGDWSAGHVGAPLPCAMVKLVDIPDMNYYAKNGEGEICIRGHSVFRGYLKDEEKTAEALDSDGWLHSGDVGQWLLNGTLRIIDRKKHIFKLSQGEYIAPERIENVYMRCVPVLQVFVHGDSLKSHLIGIVVPDPEVFIDWVKERGIIGSYKELCQHPDVKKAVLEDMTAVGKEAGLKSFEQLKDLHLHPEMFTVSNGLLTPTLKSRRVDIRRVFQEQITNMYSTTVI; encoded by the exons ATGCATTTTCAGGAGTGGTTACAGTCCCTTCACTCGTGTGGGGGGGTTCGGGGACCTGTGAGGGAGGACTTCTGGagccttctcccctctctcccttcgtcatcctctttctccctttcctccctctctcggtCCCCCTCCTCTCTGCTGGGTATAGGGGCTCTGGCCTCCCTCACTGCATACTGGCTGGTGACCCGCCGTCGGCCCATGCAGCCCCCCTGTGATCTCAATGCCCAGTCTATCGCTGTACAG GGAGAGCCCAATTGGAGGCGTTCAGCTTTGCTCAAGGACGATGCCCTGTTGGAGTTCTACTATGATGACACCAGGACAGCCTATGACATGTTCCAGAGAGGACTGAGGGTGGCAG GGAATGGCCCATGCCTTGGCTTCAGGAAACCTGGGGAACCTTACCAGTGGATCTCCTACACTGAG GTGGCTGAACAGGCACAGGTGCTGGGCTCTGGGCTTTTGGGCAAAGGCTGCCAACCAAACCCTGAGCAGTTCATTGGAATATTTgcccagaacagaccagag TGGATTATTTCAGAGCTGGCCTGCTACACTTTCTCTATGGCCGTGGTGCCCCTGTATGACACACTTGGAGAGGAGGCCATGGTGCATATCCTCAACCTGG CGGAGATCTCACTGGTGATCTGTGACAAGGAGGAGAAGGCAGAGTCCCTTCTGGGGAATAAGGAGAAAGGTGCAACacccactctctcctgtctggtgCTCTTTAATGACTGCAGTGATGCCATAGTGGAGAGGGGCAAGAACTGTGGAGTGGAGATCCTAGAACTAACACAGCTCATG GTACTTGGACGACAGAACCTCAAAGATCCTATG CCACCAAAACCCCAGGACCTGGCAGTCGTGTGCTTCACCAGTGGAACCACAG GAAAGCCGAAGGGAGCCATGATCACCCACGGCAACATCGCCTCCAACTCCTCCTCTGTTATTAAGATCCTGGAG GGGTCATTTTTTATTCGGCAAGAAGACGTGTCAATCTCTTACTTGCCTCTTGCTCACATGTTTGAGAGGATGATTCAG GTGTCCATGTTCTGTCATGGGGCCAGGGTAGGATTCTACCAAGGGGATATCTCCCTACTCATGGACGATATTAAGACTCTGAAACCCACTTTCTTCCCAGTGGTGCCTCGCCTACTCAACCGGATCTACGACAAG atCTTAGGCTCTGTGACGTCCCCATTGCGCCGGGCAGTGCTGCACTATGCAGTGAGGAGGAAGCAGGCTGAGCTCAGCAGTGGGGTTGTACGTAACAACAGTCTGTGGGACAGGCTGGTATTTAACAGGATTCAG GCTAATTTAGGAGGTAATCTGAGGTTCATCCTGACTGCCTCGGCCCCCATCTCCCCCACCGTGCTCTCCTTCCTCAGGGCCACCCTCGGGTGTCTG ATCTTTGAGGGTTACGGGCAGACTGAATGCACAGCAGGCTGCACCTTCTCCATGCCAGGAGACTGGAGTGCAG GCCATGTTGGCGCGCCCCTGCCCTGTGCAATGGTGAAGTTGGTTGACATCCCTGATATGAACTACTATGCCAAGaacggagaaggagag ATCTGTATCCGTGGCCACAGTGTGTTCCGGGGTTACCTGAAGGATGAGGAGAAAACAGCAGAGGCCCTGGATAGTGATGGCTGGCTGCACAGTGGTGATGTGGGCCAGTGGTTACTG AACGGGACACTTCGCATCATAGACAGGAAGAAGCATATCTTCAAGCTGTCCCAGGGAGAGTACATCGCCCCTGAAAGGATTGAGAACGTCTACATGCGTTGTGTCCCTGTGCTACAGGTCTTTGTGCATGGTGACAGCTTAAAG TCTCACCTGATTGGTATTGTTGTGCCAGACCCAGAAGTGTTTATTGATTGGGTTAAGGAGAGGGGAATCATTGGATCCTACAAGGAGCTCTGCCAGCATCCA